AAGCGTAAGTACAAAAGTTGCCTCCCGATTTTCATATATGAATTAAGTCATAGTTTTTTCTTAAGAGTACAAATGTAAACACGATATATCATGGTTTAGTGattttttgtgtataaatgAAACGGCGGTTTACGGTTTGGCTTCATTTGCGATCGAGCTGGACTTATGATGATGGATACTGAccaaaaaaattatattttagcaaaattttactttaatgaaAATAACCCAGCTGCCTATGCTGGTCCGCAAAAATTGTTTCGTGTGATTGCCAAAAAGTACCCTCGAGAATTTACATTGTCTTACGTTAAACAATGGTTAGGAAACCAAGATGCCTACTCGCTTCAAAAACCTAGAAGACACAAATTTAAGACAGCCAATGTGAGGGTGACTAGCATCGGTGAACAACTGGATGTAGATCTTTTGTCAATGGCAAACCTAGCAGATGAGAATGATGGAGTTCGATTTTTGCTATGTGctattgatattttgtcaagaaaacTTTGGGTACGACCATTGAAAACCAAAACGGCTAAGGAAGTGTTAGACGCGATGAAAGACATTATGGATGACATAGCACCAATCAAAATACAGAAGGTGAGATGTGACAGGGGGTCAGAGTTTAACAAtcgttggtttaaaaaatacatgaaagaCAGTAACGTGTACTTTTTTACCACCAATAATCCGCCTAAAAGTAATTTTGTGGAACGAGTTCAGCGGACATTGAAAGAGAAATTGTACAGAATGATGAGACATAAAAGAACCTACCGATACATTGATGAATTGCAAAATGTCGTGGCTAGCTATAATGCAACACCTCATAGAGGTCTAAAGGGTTTGTCTCCTATTGATGTGACGAAAGGCAATGAGGCGGACGTGTGGGCGCAAATGTACCTGAAGAAATAGCCAAATCGACAGCCGGGAAAACCCATGATTTTATTTAGAAGAGGCGATTTAGTGAGAATCAGTTTTACCAAAAAGCCGTTTCAACGCGCCTACCAGGAACAGTTTACCACTGAAGTGTTTAAAGTCGCTGATCAACTTTTGAAACAAGGGATACCTATGTACAAACTGCAAGATCTTAAAGGTGACGCTATTCAAGGATTTTTTATACCTCAGAACtgcaaaaagttaacaaagatgaAAACAGTTTATGGTTTATTGAGCGGACTTTGAAAAAAcgaaaaagaaataacaaactGCAGTACTTAGTGGAGTGGCAAGGATTTCCTAAAACATTTAACAGTTGGGTGGATGCTGATGATATCAAAGACATATCCGCAACGGTAACCTAATTATCATGGAACGGTATGTGTTCATAAGAAGCGATGAAAGTAAAGCTTATTTCTCGGATAACCAAGTGTATCGCTTTAAAGTGCATTTGAATTCACCACTGAGTTTGAATGGAACCTGGAGAGTCGCGCTTACGGAGTTTTATGAATCTGAAAACTCAAAATTGAAATCGGCAGATGACGTTTTATACATTTACACCGATTTAAGTAAAGAAAGCATTGTGCATGGAGCAGAACAACCGCTGTTACGACGGCTTGAGAAAAATAATGAACGAGGCTGGGATTACATTTTGAATACTCCCTACTATGTACCAGTGAAAAAGACGGAAGCCAGAgaatttcttatttatataaaatctaGCAGTGACACTTTAGCCACAGAGTTGAAGGAACCTGTATACCTCacacttcattttaaacaatatcctTTTTTGTGAAGAAGTAAAGAAATGACATTATACGTTCCCAATCCTCAAAAGTGGGTGGATTTCTTTGATCGCGTTAGTAGTGGAAATGCATCTCTCAACCAATCTGGAGGTGGACGGCGTTTATCAGTGATACCAGTGAATCACTCAAAACCGATCGACGATAACACCTACCCTATAAAAGCGGTCCTACCGGCGGAGCAGACGACAGCGCAAGCCAAGTCTGAGCTTGAAAGACAGGATATAAACCCGAGTAGTGTTGTTGACATGCTTCAGTCATCCTCAAGAAGTCGACGTCGAGGGATCAAACGCAAGCGAAGCTCCTCGAGAGGTCATTCACCAACAAAGCGACGACGTTTAAGTGGTAAAACAAATAGCGTTCAAAAAAAGAAGAACTCGAAAAAGAGTCATTATTCAGACAAAAGACAAAAggacatatttgaaataaaatagaaaatgtctGTGTTTaatgaagaattttttttaaagaaggaCTCGTTTCCGAACTGGCTTTGTTCGATCTTCCCAGCACACAGACAAGTGTGACCAAACATCTACGATGAGGAAATTCGGCCAATGTCGCAGACTTCTAGCGACGGTCCCTTTGAGTTCAGAATTAGTGGTCAGAATTCCATGGATTATTTGGATTTGAAAAATTCGCGTCTGTTCGTGAAGGCGAAAATCACCAAAGCGGATGGTACCGCCATCGGGGATAAGTCGGCCAATAAGGTCGGCCCCACAAATCTGTTTCTACAAGCGTTGTTTTCCACTGTGGAAGTCACCCTTGAAAACAAAGCCACCATCACGTGTAACTACAATCCGTACAGAGCCTACATTCCTACAATCCTGAAATATGGACCAGACGCTAACAATCAGCTGACAACACAGCTGTTCCAGATGGATGATGCCGATGCTCCAGGTATTATTACTTTGAGATATTGTATTGAATTgatcatgtattttatagttgtattgttataatgttttgtttaagttttgttaacgctatttttaaaacaaaataatcatttgcTTTACAGACGTCACCGATCCTAACGGTACTAACGATGGACTCTATGTGAGGAATAAACTGGTGGCTGATAGCAAGTCCGTCGATATGCAGGGGCCCATTTTCCACGATTTGTTCGATATGGACAGGTATTTGCTGAATGAAGTGGACGTAAAAGTCAAGCTGTACAGGAGTTCCATCGATTTCTGTTTAATGGCTGGAGATGCCGTGCCTTATCGTTTGGTCATTGAGGACATTTACATTCTTACACGAAAAATTCGTGTGAACCCGGCTGTTATATATGGTCATTCCAAGATTTTGGAAAAACAGAATGCTCTGTACCCGTACAATAAAACGGAGGTCAAGTCTGTCAGTATTGCAACGGGCTCCACCACTTTCAGTTGGGATAACATGTATCAGGGTAGACGTCCCAACAAATTGATTTTGGGTTTTGTCAAGAGTAAAGCTGTGAGTGGAGATATTAAAACCAATCCCTTTAACTTTGAGAATTGCAGCATTCGGCAAATCGCGGTGTATTGTGACGGTCTCGCTGTTGGAAGCAACCCGCTTAAGGTGGACTTCTCCTCTACTGGTGGTACCTCGACCATACGCCCTTACACCGACTTACTGATGTCTGCAGGAAAATGGAGACAGGATGAAGGCAGTCATTTAGACAGAGCTCACTATATCAGCGGTtctacattgtttgtttttgaacttGAACCAGATTTTTCACACCACGGCGAGTATTTGTCTCTGGCTAAAACTGGGAACGTACGATTAGATGTCGTGTTCAAGGATCCCTTGACAAAGCCCATGAGCTGTATCGTTTACAGTCAAGGTCCAGGATATTTCGATATGAACAAGGAGCGTGATATTATACTGTCATAATGGACACCTCCCAGCTAACATGTATGACTGACTGTGACCCTGTGTTAAAACACCGCGTGATTGGTGTATTTGCCGCTGACAAACTACCACAGAGTTTGCCAAACACCAGTTTTGGGTTTATATCCAACACCCACCCTCATTACAAGCACGGTCAACATTGGTGTGGATTTTATAGTGACGGCTTCGGAAATGTGGATTTTTTTGATACCTACGGAAGAGTGCCAAGTCAAAATAGCTCTTATTTTCAGTCTTGGTTAGACACTCACGCTTATCACGTGCAGATAAATACTCAGCAATTACAAAGTGATCGTTCCAACGTGTGCGGACTCTACTGCGTTTTGTTTTTGCGACAGCGGCTTCTTGGACATTCTTATCAAgactttttaaacatgtttgatcaTGTAAATGTGAATTCTAATGATGAGTTTGTGTATCAAACTGTACTCAATGCCTATCCATTATGTCTGTTTAATACGGGGAAGAATAAAAACCAAACTTGCGTTTGtaaactgtaaataaacaatacatatgtatattatatttattaaatataaagaaataattgtgCTTGTgatttaatgatataaacaatgaaaaacaatgtGTCCACGCATATCTTTGCGCACATGTCCAATTTTTATGAGCATGGAGTGATTTTAAAACCATCTATCTCCATAGCTTCTTCATGGTGATGCTTCATACATTGACGGGTTGGCACGATAGAAAATGGTAGTTTCTCTTGGTATTGATTGGCGTTTTGGTTTCTGTTTTGTTCGGTGATTTTGTAATGTCCATAGGCATAGCTGTTTACACTATCAATAAGATAACGCTTGTCATCAAATGCCGAGAGCGCTCGCTTATG
The Mya arenaria isolate MELC-2E11 chromosome 12, ASM2691426v1 DNA segment above includes these coding regions:
- the LOC128211635 gene encoding uncharacterized protein F54H12.2-like, producing MSQTSSDGPFEFRISGQNSMDYLDLKNSRLFVKAKITKADGTAIGDKSANKVGPTNLFLQALFSTVEVTLENKATITCNYNPYRAYIPTILKYGPDANNQLTTQLFQMDDADAPDVTDPNGTNDGLYVRNKLVADSKSVDMQGPIFHDLFDMDRYLLNEVDVKVKLYRSSIDFCLMAGDAVPYRLVIEDIYILTRKIRVNPAVIYGHSKILEKQNALYPYNKTEVKSVSIATGSTTFSWDNMYQGRRPNKLILGFVKSKAVSGDIKTNPFNFENCSIRQIAVYCDGLAVGSNPLKVDFSSTGGTSTIRPYTDLLMSAGKWRQDEGSHLDRAHYISGSTLFVFELEPDFSHHGEYLSLAKTGNVRLDVVFKDPLTKPMSCIVYSQGPGYFDMNKERDIILS